Proteins found in one Quercus robur chromosome 2, dhQueRobu3.1, whole genome shotgun sequence genomic segment:
- the LOC126713039 gene encoding U-box domain-containing protein 28-like — protein sequence MGREELHITVPSLFKCPISMEVMKSPVSLCTGVTYDRSSIQHWLESGHDTCPATMQVLPSKIFVPNLTLHRLIHLWLHHSTAAAATASLISSHQVRVFIENITENVDRRDCLEKIVEFANARDENRRFLADFDGFVEAIVGVLCKIAEMEVVELVVRVLDLIMSQNGVKERVYSSIFRSNHQKWFASICLLLRNGSVNSKIESARVLEYLAALEVTESKRRIAEEEEILTVLLRLLASENDFNLCDAVLSCLIAVSVTRSVKPRLVRFRLIPILSEKLLNPNTKLSTAGKCVKLLSRVSTCPEGRSAISEAPKCVAAVVERLMKAGTEDAVAMLWGLCCVHGEKKVKDVVVKSNGVTKILLVMQSECEGHVRRMCGELVKTLRVGCKVGGSGGDGALRRYETKTTHIMPC from the coding sequence atgGGTAGAGAGGAACTGCACATAACTGTACCGAGTCTCTTCAAGTGCCCAATCTCGATGGAGGTGATGAAATCCCCTGTGAGCCTCTGCACCGGTGTCACCTACGACCGCTCCAGCATCCAGCACTGGCTCGAATCAGGCCACGACACGTGTCCCGCCACCATGCAGGTCCTTCCCTCTAAGATTTTCGTCCCTAACCTCACTCTCCACCGCCTCATCCACCTCTGGCTCCACCACTCCACCGCTGCCGCCGCGACGGCGTCGTTGATCTCTTCTCACCAAGTTCGGGTTTTCATCGAGAATATAACCGAGAACGTTGACCGCCGTGATTGCCTTGAAAAAATTGTGGAGTTCGCTAATGCTCGCGACGAGAACCGGAGGTTTTTGGCGGATTTCGATGGCTTTGTTGAGGCGATCGTTGGTGTTCTTTGCAAAATTGCGGAGATGGAGGTTGTGGAATTAGTTGTTAGGGTTTTGGATCTGATTATGTCGCAAAATGGAGTTAAGGAACGAGTTTACTCTTCCATTTTCAGAAGCAATCACCAAAAATGGTTCGCTTCGATTTGTTTGCTTTTGCGAAATGGAAGTGTAAACTCGAAGATCGAGTCTGCTAGGGTTTTGGAATATCTAGCCGCTCTTGAGGTAACCGAATCCAAACGCAGAAtcgctgaagaagaagaaatactcACTGTGCTGCTCCGTTTGTTAGCTTCCGAGAATGATTTCAACCTATGCGACGCCGTTTTGTCGTGTTTAATCGCGGTGTCAGTGACTCGTTCAGTGAAACCCCGGCTCGTCCGGTTCAGGCTCATTCCGATTCTCTCAGAAAAACTCTTGAACCCTAACACCAAACTCTCCACAGCTGGCAAGTGTGTGAAGCTATTGTCAAGAGTTTCGACGTGCCCGGAGGGGCGGTCCGCGATAAGCGAGGCCCCAAAGTGCGTAGCGGCGGTGGTGGAGCGGCTGATGAAGGCGGGGACGGAAGACGCGGTGGCGATGCTGTGGGGATTGTGTTGCGTGCATGGGGAGAAGAAGGTGAAGGACGTGGTGGTGAAGAGTAATGGAGTGACTAAGATACTGCTGGTGATGCAGAGTGAGTGTGAGGGGCACGTGAGGAGGATGTGTGGAGAGTTAGTTAAGACTTTGAGAGTTGGGTGCAAGgttggtggtagtggtggtgatggtgcGTTGAGGAGGTATGAGACCAAGACTACTCATATCATGCCTTGTTGA
- the LOC126696648 gene encoding uncharacterized protein LOC126696648: MQLDRLDITQNPTFKRFFVCFEAMRKGFVEACRPFIGLDGCHLKGNFGGVLLVAVSLEGNNGLFPVAYGVLECECKDSWGWFPTCLETIIGQSSSRVPYVIMSDKQKGLIEAILDVMLECQVRHCTRHLYNNFRGKHSGLALRDNFWRAVKAYNLFLFEKAIWVDNLRGKTILTLVEQVRLKIMEQLHEQYTSGWNWEIKVTLEAWKKIELTKKIHYSCPCGVWEISGLPCKHVAKCITYKRADIQDYCDPFYSMSIYIRAYSQILHSMPDIDMLPKGELETGQDTVLPPKRKKLIGRPKKKRKKEQGEHAPGLQEARRYAL; this comes from the exons ATGCAATTAGATAGGCTTGATATTACACAAAATCCTACATTCAAGAGGTTCTTTGTGTGCTTTGAAGCTATGAGGAAGGGTTTTGTTGAAGCTTGTAGACCTTTTATAGGACTAGATGGTTGCCACTTGAAAGGAAATTTTGGTGGAGTGCTATTGGTAGCAGTTTCACTTGAAGGAAACAATGGCCTATTTCCAGTGGCTTATGGGGTGTTGGAATGTGAGTGTAAAGACAGCTGGGGATGGTTTCCTACATGCTTGGAAACCATTATTGGTCAAAGTTCATCAAGAGTTCCATATGTTATTATGTCAGATAAACAAAAG GGCTTGATTGAAGCTATTCTTGATGTAATGCTTGAGTGTCAAGTTAGGCATTGTACAAGACATTTGTATAACAACTTTAGAGGAAAACATTCTGGGCTAGCATTGAGGGATAATTTTTGGCGTGCAGTAAAAGCATATAATCTATTCCTTTTTGAGAAAGCTAT TTGGGTTGACAATTTGCGTGGGAAGACAATATTAACTTTGGTAGAGCAAGTGAGGCTTAAAATAATGGAACAGCTACATGAGCAATACACTAGTGGATGGAATTGGGAAATAAAGGTCACACTAGAAGCATGGAAAAAGATTGAGTTGACTAAAAAGATTCATTATTCT TGTCCTTGTGGTGTTTGGGAAATTAGTGGCTTGCCTTGCAAGCATGTAGCAAAATGTATCACATACAAAAGGGCGGACATTCAAGATTATTGTGATCCATTCTACTCCATGAGCATATACATTCGAGCCTATAGCCAAATCCTTCACTCAATGCCTGATATTGATATGTTACCTAAGGGTGAGTTGGAAACAGGCCAAGACACCGTGCTTCCTCCAAAACGGAAAAAGTTGATTGGTAGAcctaagaaaaagagaaaaaaagagcaaGGTGAACATGCACCAGGGCTACAAGAAGCAAGGAGGTATGCACTGTGA